From Epinephelus lanceolatus isolate andai-2023 chromosome 5, ASM4190304v1, whole genome shotgun sequence, the proteins below share one genomic window:
- the LOC144463471 gene encoding uncharacterized protein LOC144463471 isoform X2 — MSDRHRALPSWMAKKEQKVKKEPLKSLSKQKAARAVFYCMNEKELVEAAVSYLTTGACEGVEDKAAGTAVKMKENPAASKAIPKPVTVVEESSDFGDDLDMTYVSETDLDIAEVETLPYTTSPQTEGPQGQRSGPVQDGRGLVNVGLEAEEKKERSQMPTEATEAAEDDSLRLVREIFFT, encoded by the exons ATGTCGGACAGACACCGGGCTCTGCCGTCATGGATGGCGAAGAAGGAGCAGAAAGTGAAGAAGGAGCCGCTGAAGAGCCTCAGTAAACAGAAAGCTGCACG GGCTGTTTTCTACTGCATGAACGAGAAGGAGCTGGTGGAGGCAGCTGTGTCGTATCTTACCACCGGAGCCTGCGAGGGT GTTGAGGACAAGGCAGCAGGCACCGCTGTGAAGATGAAGGAGAACCCTGCCGCTTCAAAGGCGATACCAAAGCCGGTGACTGTAGTGGAGGAGTCATCAGATTTCGGTGATGACCTGGACATGACATATGTTTCAGAAACAGACTTGGATATAGCAGAGGTGGAAACATTGCCGTACACTACGAGCCCACAGACTGAGGGGCctcagggtcagaggtcagggccAGTACAGGATGGCCGTGGTCTTGTGAATGTTGGACTGGAggctgaggaaaaaaaggagCGCTCACAGATGCCGACAGAGGCGACAGAGGCAGCGGAGGACGATTCCTTACGGCTTGTGCGAGAAATTTTTTTCACCTGA
- the terb1 gene encoding telomere repeats-binding bouquet formation protein 1: MDKTGVCSNSRNNVRTDLSLLLECLKFQMKCPDLQKQALLTIHSICESREDNVDLLREMGGVAFVYNLSKSSIVRSDVKETALFTLGTLAEANVYCKNSLCRKETFADLADMMIKEDIPVTQKRVSVYLLSVLVANNKSGQTLSQTTGCLDILLDLFRTTSPLCTEASLRAANATQTYQLWASVSSALCGCVNNPQNEDGQRICVSAFPIIKVWLQQIDMPRTEIFQPICSFIAMTVANNSCVQESFSASGGLDTLTLSLVRLASAAGTSFLSCQLSVTISKTLSACITENSSLASGLAQYGVVSHLFSLLVSPHLDPEDRLSVLLTLGHCTETSEEHQSQLVQCGGLSLIITLLTEDTSEEVRKAATFILQTCKKATMSLGVPGLMARQGEADSMEPLINMEGFRSSARELLRRIDLLERKQAKEAEDEQEDTDLLTLTEGLGMPSLPAASPLPLQQESMKTIPTEYRQNNTVKHVETRDGNNNKLQTVRNVIKKRSDNKLKTSGGSVCCSVCKGTGFLMPPNLRPLEGAREPHTEDNQLFMPLAPVRHSVPTEMKCTDEEDLQDSEMIKEEHSVCTIRCTGCVLPFEEVTSRNFESLQGSCQHNCDMHRVLQEATERFRTRRCNLLFGREYQDDAVEHTDPDSEGVLAAEPQRSRENWREVSLTPIRKGAGRGCLPEHHWKKHNGITLTPMRRGAKNETLTGSGLIPLKRSRLPEERRGGNNSGNRVLDDEPRAGADHCSTKRKRNDFSREEVNYLLSGVNTYGLSWNSILWSYPFQPGRTNVDLAKKYRRLMKVKAQDSGCE; the protein is encoded by the exons ATGGATAAGACAGGGGTCTGCAGCAACAGCCGAAATA ATGTAAGGACAGATCTCAGTTTGCTGCTTGAGTGTCTGAAGTTTCAGATGAAATGTCCTGATCTACAGAAACAAGCTCTTCTCACCATTCACTCAATTTGTGAAAGTAGAG AGGATAATGTGGACCTGCTGCGGGAAATGGGAGGAGTGGCATTTGTGTACAACCTCTCCAAATCCAGTATTGTTCGCTCAGATGTTAAGGAGACTGCACTCTTTACGCTTGGCACGTTAGCCGAGGCCAATg TGTATTGCAAGAATTCTCTGTGCAGAAAGGAGACATTTGCAGACCTTGCTGATATGATGATAAAAGAAGACATCCCAGTGACACAGAAGAGAGTGTCTGTCTATTTACTGTCTGTGTTGGTAGCGAACAACA AATCAGGACAGACTTTAAGCCAAACCACTGGCTGTCTGGATATTCTACTGGACCTCTTTAG GACCACTTCCCCTCTCTGCACAGAGGCTTCTTTGAGAGCAGCTAATGCTACTCAAACCTACCAACTTTGGGCATCTGTGTCTAGTGCTCTCTGTGGATGTGTCAACAACCCTCAGAATG AGGATGGTCAGCGTATTTGTGTATCAGCCTTTCCCATAATTAAAGTCTGGCTTCAGCAGATTGATATGCCACGAACTGAGATTTTTCAGCCCATATGTTCCTTCATAGCAATGACAGTGGCCAACAACT CCTGTGTTCAGGAGAGTTTTTCCGCCTCAGGGGGTCTGGATACTCTCACTCTTTCACTGGTTCGTCTGGCTTCTGCAGCAGGCACAAGCTTTTTGTCTTGCCAGCTTTCTGTCACTATATCCAAGACCTTGTCCGCTTGCATCACAGAGAACT CTTCTCTGGCTTCGGGTCTGGCTCAGTATGGTGTGGTTTCTCACCTCTTCTCCCTGCTGGTGAGCCCACACCTAGACCCAGAGGACAGGCTCTCAGTTTTACTCACCCTGGGCCACTGCACCGAGACCTCTG AGGAGCACCAGTCCCAGTTGGTGCAGTGTGGAGGCCTTTCCCTCATCATAACCCTCCTCACAGAGGATACAAGTGAGGAGGTTCGGAAGGCTGCTACATTCATATTGCAGACCTGCAAAAAGGCCA CCATGTCCCTTGGTGTGCCTGGTCTAATGGCGAGACAGGGGGAGGCTGACAGTATGGAGCCCCTTATAAACATGGAAGGCTTCAGGAGCTCAGCCAGAGAGTTGCTGCGAAGGATTGACCTGCTAGAGAGGAAACAGGCAAAG GAGGCTGAGGATGAGCAGGAAGACACAGATCTATTAACTCTGACCGAAGGACTGGGCATGCCATCTCTCCCTGCAGCCTCACCTTTGCCTCTGCAGCAGGAGAGCATGAAAACCATTCCCACAGAATACAGACAGAACAACACAGTTAAGCATGTAGAAACAAGGGATGGCAACAACAATAAACTTCAAACAGTCAGAAATGTGATCAAGAAGAGGAGTGACAATAAACTCAAAACCAGTGGTGGGAGTGTGTGTTGTTCAGTGTGCAAAGGTACTGGATTCCTAATGCCTCCCAATCTGCGACCACTAGAGGGAGCCAGAGAGCCTCACACAGAAGAcaa TCAGTTGTTTATGCCTCTAGCACCAGTGAGACACAGTGTACCAACAGAAATGAAATGTACTGATGAAGAAG ATTTGCAGGACAGTGAGATGATTAAGGAGGAGCACTCAGTCTGTACTATCCGGTGCACAG GTTGTGTGTTGCCTTTTGAGGAAGTGACCAGTCGCAATTTTGAGTCTCTCCAAGGCTCCTGCCAACACAACTGTGACATGCACAGGGTTCTCCAGGAGGCCACAGAGCGGTTTAGGACTCGTCGCTGCAACCTTCTGTTCGGGAGAGAGTACCAAGACGACGCTGTGGAGCACACAGATCCAGACTCTGAGGGAGTTTTAGCTGCAGAGCCACAGAGAAGCAGGGAAAACTGGAGAG AGGTCAGCCTAACTCCCATACGTAAAGGAGCAGGGAGAGGCTGCCTGCCAGAACACCACTGGAAGAAGCACAATG GCATCACTTTGACCCCAATGCGCAGAGGAGCTAAAAATGAGACACTGACCG GTTCAGGCTTGATTCCGCTGAAAAGGTCTCGTCTTCCTGAAG aaagaagaggagggaaTAATAGTGGAAATCGCGTTCTTGACGACGAGCCAAGGGCTGGCGCGGATCATTGTTCCACT AAAAGGAAGAGGAATGACTTCAGCCGTGAGGAGGTAAATTACCTTCTGAGCGGAGTGAACACTTACGGCCTCTCCTGGAACTCTATCTTGTGGTCGTACCCCTTCCAGCCTGGACGCACCAATGTTGACCTAGCAAAGAAATACAGGAGGCTAATG AAAGTTAAAGCCCAGGATTCTGGCTGTGAATAA
- the LOC117261767 gene encoding uncharacterized protein LOC117261767, whose amino-acid sequence MGARFSKAREAPATPAETAVPEQKAAAEPAATQPAGDSGPPQTQEAVKTENPEVVLGEAVTVKACLPNEECVAECKPPEAPAASDPLTDAEPEAVAKETPAPVQPEPVVSVSKPEPVAEAQLAPEPVPEPEPVSEPEPVPEPEAEVETVPEPISESVPALAEALEQQIDLLNQESLPEPLVDLGVPDVTPPAADIAAPVIADEPLDIPMAEACLESAEVSVIPAFELERSEETPESVENLIEVEAGGNLEQLVTDVNEEDVRGLLKNLELKGNDLVADLIPTDDKIPDGVSASTELM is encoded by the coding sequence ATGGGAGCTCGCTTCAGCAAAGCGCGAGAAGCCCCAGCCACTCCTGCTGAAACTGCTGTCCCTGAACAGAAAGCTGCAGCAGAGCCAGCTGCCACACAGCCAGCCGGAGACTCTGGACCACCACAGACTCAGGAGGCTGTCAAGACAGAAAATCCTGAGGTGGTGTTGGGGGAGGCAGTGACAGTGAAGGCGTGTTTACCCAATGAAGAATGTGTTGCGGAGTGCAAACCTCCAGAGGCTCCTGCTGCCTCAGACCCACTAACTGATGCTGAGCCAGAGGCTGTGGCAAAGGAAACCCCAGCTCCAGTCCAGCCTGAGCCTGTGGTCTCAGTCAGCAAACCTGAACCTGTTGCTGAAGCTCAGCTTGCTCCAGAACCTGTTCCCGAACCAGAGCCTGTGTCCGAACCCGAGCCAGTTCCCGAACCAGAGGCAGAAGTCGAGACAGTCCCTGAACCCATCTCAGAATCAGTGCCAGCCCTAGCTGAAGCTCTGGAGCAGCAGATAGACCTGCTTAACCAAGAGTCCCTCCCTGAGCCTCTGGTCGACCTTGGTGTCCCTGATGTAACTCCCCCAGCTGCTGACATTGCTGCCCCAGTCATTGCCGACGAGCCCTTAGACATCCCAATGGCCGAGGCATGCCTCGAGAGTGCTGAGGTTTCCGTGATTCCTGCATTTGAGCTGGAAAGGAGCGAGGAAACACCCGAATCTGTGGAGAACCTGATAGAGGTGGAGGCTGGCGGCAACTTGGAGCAGCTTGTGACCGACGTCAACGAGGAAGATGTCCGTGGACTGCTGAAGAACTTAGAGCTGAAAGGAAATGACCTTGTCGCTGACCTCATTCCCACCGATGACAAGATCCCCGATGGCGTGAGCGCATCCACTGAGCTGATGTGA
- the LOC144463471 gene encoding uncharacterized protein LOC144463471 isoform X1, which produces MSDRHRALPSWMAKKEQKVKKEPLKSLSKQKAARAVFYCMNEKELVEAAVSYLTTGACEGVSLLTDHKVEDKAAGTAVKMKENPAASKAIPKPVTVVEESSDFGDDLDMTYVSETDLDIAEVETLPYTTSPQTEGPQGQRSGPVQDGRGLVNVGLEAEEKKERSQMPTEATEAAEDDSLRLVREIFFT; this is translated from the exons ATGTCGGACAGACACCGGGCTCTGCCGTCATGGATGGCGAAGAAGGAGCAGAAAGTGAAGAAGGAGCCGCTGAAGAGCCTCAGTAAACAGAAAGCTGCACG GGCTGTTTTCTACTGCATGAACGAGAAGGAGCTGGTGGAGGCAGCTGTGTCGTATCTTACCACCGGAGCCTGCGAGGGTGTGAGTCTCCTGACTGACCACAAG GTTGAGGACAAGGCAGCAGGCACCGCTGTGAAGATGAAGGAGAACCCTGCCGCTTCAAAGGCGATACCAAAGCCGGTGACTGTAGTGGAGGAGTCATCAGATTTCGGTGATGACCTGGACATGACATATGTTTCAGAAACAGACTTGGATATAGCAGAGGTGGAAACATTGCCGTACACTACGAGCCCACAGACTGAGGGGCctcagggtcagaggtcagggccAGTACAGGATGGCCGTGGTCTTGTGAATGTTGGACTGGAggctgaggaaaaaaaggagCGCTCACAGATGCCGACAGAGGCGACAGAGGCAGCGGAGGACGATTCCTTACGGCTTGTGCGAGAAATTTTTTTCACCTGA